Proteins from a single region of Mus pahari chromosome 2, PAHARI_EIJ_v1.1, whole genome shotgun sequence:
- the Timp4 gene encoding metalloproteinase inhibitor 4 isoform X2: protein MPWSPLAALSWALVLRLLALLWPPGRGEACSCAPAHPQQHVCHSALVIRAKISSEKVVPASEDPADTQKMIRYEIKQIKMFKGFEKAKDIQYVYTPFDSSLCGVKLETNSQKQYLLTGQILSDGKVFIHLCNYIEPWEDLSLVQRESLNHHYHQNCGCQCRVPSQPPMSVSGRTGCWNGSSMGTRPSTMSA from the exons ATGCCCTGGAGTCCCCTGGCTGCGCTGAGCTGGGCGCTGGTGCTGAGGCTGCTGGCTTTGCTGTGGCCCCCTGGACGGGGTGAGGCGTGCAGCTGCGCGCCTGCGCACCCCCAGCAGCACGTCTGCCACTCCGCTCTAG TGATACGGGCCAAAATATCCAGTGAGAAGGTAGTTCCTGCCAGCGAAGACCCTGCTGACACTCAAAAAATGATCCGGTATGAAATCAAACAGATAAAG ATGTTTAAAGGGTTCGAGAAGGCCAAGGATATCCAGTATGTCTACACGCCATTTGACTCTTCCCTCTGTGGTGTGAAGCTAGAAACCAACAGTCAGAAGCAGTATCTTTTGACTG GCCAGATTCTCAGTGATGGAAAAGTCTTTATCCATCTGTGCAACTACATTGAGCCCTGGGAAGACCTGTCCTTGGTGCAGAGGGAGAGCCTGAATCATCACTACCACCAGAACTGTGGCTGCCAA TGCCGTGTACCATCTCAGCCCCCAATGAGTGTCTCTGGACGGACTGGCTGCTGGAACGGAAGCTCTATGGGTACCAGGCCCAGCACTATGTCTGCATGA
- the Timp4 gene encoding metalloproteinase inhibitor 4 isoform X1 yields the protein MPWSPLAALSWALVLRLLALLWPPGRGEACSCAPAHPQQHVCHSALVIRAKISSEKVVPASEDPADTQKMIRYEIKQIKMFKGFEKAKDIQYVYTPFDSSLCGVKLETNSQKQYLLTGQILSDGKVFIHLCNYIEPWEDLSLVQRESLNHHYHQNCGCQITTCYAVPCTISAPNECLWTDWLLERKLYGYQAQHYVCMKHVDGICSWYRGHLHLRKEYVDIIQP from the exons ATGCCCTGGAGTCCCCTGGCTGCGCTGAGCTGGGCGCTGGTGCTGAGGCTGCTGGCTTTGCTGTGGCCCCCTGGACGGGGTGAGGCGTGCAGCTGCGCGCCTGCGCACCCCCAGCAGCACGTCTGCCACTCCGCTCTAG TGATACGGGCCAAAATATCCAGTGAGAAGGTAGTTCCTGCCAGCGAAGACCCTGCTGACACTCAAAAAATGATCCGGTATGAAATCAAACAGATAAAG ATGTTTAAAGGGTTCGAGAAGGCCAAGGATATCCAGTATGTCTACACGCCATTTGACTCTTCCCTCTGTGGTGTGAAGCTAGAAACCAACAGTCAGAAGCAGTATCTTTTGACTG GCCAGATTCTCAGTGATGGAAAAGTCTTTATCCATCTGTGCAACTACATTGAGCCCTGGGAAGACCTGTCCTTGGTGCAGAGGGAGAGCCTGAATCATCACTACCACCAGAACTGTGGCTGCCAA ATCACCACTTGCTATGCAGTGCCGTGTACCATCTCAGCCCCCAATGAGTGTCTCTGGACGGACTGGCTGCTGGAACGGAAGCTCTATGGGTACCAGGCCCAGCACTATGTCTGCATGAAGCATGTTGATGGCATCTGCAGCTGGTACCGAGGCCACCTACACCTCCGGAAGGAGTATGTTGACATCATCCAGCCCTAG